The Streptomyces nigra genome includes the window TCCCCGATGCGCTGACGGAACAGCGGATCGGTCTCCAGGGCGGCCGCCATCGCGTTCCCGGCGAACTTCGCCCGGCGGTTCGGCGCGAATCTGGCGTACTGCCGCAGCTGCGCGGGCAGTTCGCCGACGGTCAGCCCGCCGAACCCGTCGGACACGATCTGCACGACCCTGCGGCGCACCCCGTCGGGCAGCGGACGGTCGAGCACCTCAGCGGTGCCGTCGTCCGGCTCCCCGCCTTGTGTCTCCACCATCCGTCACCCCAATACGTGTGCGGTGCCGCTCCCGTCAGGAGCCGGCGCCCGGCCTGTCCACGAGCTCCACCTTGTCCACGGCGTTGCACCAGCGGCAGCGCACCGACTCGATCGTCTCACTGAGCACCTCGCGCTCCTCTACCTTCGGCTCGCCGGCCAGATCGAGGTGGACGTACTCCACGACCTTGGACGAACGGGTCACGTCGAAGCGGGTGAGGTTGCCGCAGAGGGTGCAGCGCCACCGGGTCGTCTCGGTGGGCAGGGGAACCGTCATCGTGACCGCGCTCTTTCCTTCTAGGCCTTCTATTGTCCGCGACGCCCGGGTGTGCCGGTGCGTGTGGCTCGTAACCCTACGGCCTGGCGGGTACCCGCCGCCCGTCCGTCCACGGCGGCGAGGCGGTCTGCGCGCGTGCGTCCCGTTACGTCATGCTCTGTACTCATGATCCGCACCAGGCGCCCGGCGCGCTCCCCGGCCCGGACCGGCTCCGCGGGCCGCAGACCGTCGGCGCCGGTGACGCACGCGCTGATCGCCCTGTGCGCCGCGCTCTTCCTGGCGGGCCCCGCGGCCGGGCTCAATCCGGCCTTCGGTTCCGGGGAGGAGCTGGTCACCGCGCAGCGGGCCTACTTCCATCGCTGGGGCGTGGTGCCCGCGGAGCTCTTCGCGGGCACCCCACGGGCGGCGCTGACCCCGCTCACGGCCCTCTTCGTGCACGGCAGCTGGGTCCACCTGCTGGGCAACATGCTCTTCCTCTACGTCTTCGGCGCGATGACGGAGGAGCGGATGGGCCGGACCCGGTTCACGCTGTTCTGTTTGGGCTGCGGGTATCTGGCCCTGCTGGGCTACGCCGCCGCGAACGACGACTCGGTCCAGCCCCTGGTCGGCGCGTCCGGGGCGATCTCGGCGGTCCTCGGCGCGTTCCTGTTCCTGTTCCCCACGGCCCGGGTGACCAGCCTGCTGCCGTTCCTGCTCTTCCTGCCGCTGCGCTTCCCCGCCTGGGTGGTGCTCCCCTTCTGGGTGGCCGTCCAGTGGGTCGCGGCACGGCAGGCCGGACCGGGCCCGGGGGTGGCGTACCTGGCCCACCTGGTGGGCTTCGGCCTGGGCTTCGGCTACGCGTGGGCGTGCTTCGGGCGGCGCACTAGAGTGAAACCCACCCGAGCTCCGGCCCCTGAGGGAGAGAACCAGCCGTGATCACCGCGATCGTCCTCATCAAGACCAGCGTGGACCGGATCCCCGAGATCGCCGAGCAGATCGCGTCGCTGGACAGCGTCAGCGAGGTCTTCTCGGTCACCGGGACCTACGACCTGATCGCCATGGTGCGGGTGAAGCGGCACGAGGACCTGGCCGAGGTCATCCCGGGCCGGATCAGCAAGATCCCCGGCGTCGAGGGCACCGACACGCACGTCGCCTTCCGCACGTACTCGCAGCACGACCTGGAGGCCGCGTTCGCCATCGGCCTGGACAGCTGAGCCGGGGTGTCCCGGCGGCGCCCGCGCGCCGCCGGGCACGGCCCGCTCAGGCGGAGGTGTCGGGCACGCAACGGCCGTTCTCGGTCCGGTAGTTCCATCGGGCGCCGTCCGTCACCAGCTCCTTCACGGCCGTCACGAACCGCTCGACGTGCTCGTCCGGCGTCCCGGCGCCGAAGCTGACCCGGATCGCGTTGAGGGACTTCTCGCCGGGCGCCGCCTCCGGGGCGCCGCACTCCCCCTGCGTCTGCGGGTCGCCGCCCAGCAGGGTCCGCACCAGCGGGTGGGCGCAGAACAGCCCGTCGCGGACGCCGATGCCGTACTCGGCGGACAGGGCGGCGGCGAAGTGCGAGCTGTTCCAGCCCTCGACGACGAACGAGATGACGCCCACGCGCGGGGCGTCGTCCCCGAAGAGGGACAGCACCCGGACCTCGGGCACCTCGGCGAGGCCGGTGCGCACCTTCTCGATCAGCTGCCGCTCCCGGGCGACCAGGCTGTCGAAGCCGGCCTCGGTGAGCGCCTTGCAGGCGGAGGCGACGGCGTAGGCGCCGATGACGTTCGGGGAGCCGGCCTCGTGGCGGGCGGCGCTGTCGTGCCACTCGACGTCCACTCCCCCGTCCTCGCGCCGGGTCACCGACCGGCTGGCGCCGCCGCCCGCGAGGTACGGCCCGGCCGCCCGCAGCCAGTCCGCGCGGCCCGCGAGGACGCCGGTGCCGAACGGGGCGTACAGCTTGTGCCCGGAGAAGGCGACCCAGTCGACGTCCAGGTCGCGCACGTTCACCGGGTGGTGCGGGGCGAGCTGCGCCGCGTCGAGCACGATCCGGGCGCCGTGCGCGTGCGCGGCCGCCGCCAGCTCCCGTACGGGCCACAGCTCGCCGGTGACGTTGGAGGCGCCGGTGACACAGACCAGGGCCGGGCCGTGGGGCTCGCGGTCGGCCAGGGCGTGCTCCAGGGTCCGTACCGCCTCACCGGGCGTGCGGGGCGCGTCGAGGTAGGTGACGCGGGCGTCCCGCCAGGGCAGCAGGGACGCGTGGTGCTCGGTCTCGAAGACGAAGACCTCGCAGCCGACCGGGAGCGCGGCGGCGAGCAGGTTGAGCGAGTCGGTGGTGGAGCGCGTGAAGACGACCTGGTCGTCCTCGCGGCAGCCGAGGAACTCGGCGACCGTGCGCCGGGCGTTCTCGAACAGGTCGGTGGAGAGCTGCGAGAGGTACCCGGCGCCCCGGTGGACGCTGCCGTAGTACGGCGCGTAGGCGGCCACGTCGTCCCAGACGCGCTGGAGGGCGGGGGCGCTCGCGGCGTAGTCGAGGGCCGCGTAGGCCACCTCGCCCCCGGTGACGAGCGGAACGGTGACATCGGCACCCAGAACGGGCAGCGGGGCACAAACGTCCTGGGCGGAGGCAGCGGTGGAGACGGACATGGCGGAACTCCCGTGAGAGGAAGGGGAAAGTGAAGAAGGGTGCGCGGAGGCGGGGCTCGGCGGCCCTATCGCATTCGCTTGCTCACGGAAGACTCCTCGACGACCAGGATCCCTGGAATCGTGAGGGATCCGCGCTTGCCGCAGACCTCGCTGCCTGCGGCCTGGTCCTCACCCGGGGCACCCCGCCACGGACGGAGGGTTGCCGGACAGTCGGCCGGGGCCTCATGACTGTCACTCATGACCTGGTACGGGAACGTACCGAGATGATCGTCGTCCCGCAACCCATGTCCGGATCGCGGGACGACGAGGTGCCTGTCAGGCGTTGCTGGCGGCCACCCACCGCTCCAGCGTCCGCTTGGCCGCGCCCGAGTCGATGGACTCGGCGGCCTTCGCCATGCCGAGCCGGATCTGCTCGGCGAGCGGGGCGTCCGCGGGCTCCAACGCGACCAGCGCGGCGGCCGAGTTGAGCAGGACGGCGTCCCGCACCGGGCCCGTCTCGCCGTCCAGCAGCCGCCGGGCGACCTCCGCGTTGTAGGAGGCGTCGGCGCCGCGCAGGGCCTCCACCGGCACCAGTTCGAGGCCGACGTCCCGCGGGTCGAAGCCCTCCTCGCGGACCGTGCCGTCGCGGACGACCCACACCCGGGAGGTGGCCGTCGTCGTCAGCTCGTCGAGGCCGTCGTCGCCCCGGAACACCAGGGCGGACGAGCCGCGCTCGGCGAGGACGCCGGCCATCAGCCCGGCCATCCGCGTGTCGAAGCAGCCGATGGCCGACGCGCTGACCCGGGCCGGGTTGGTGAGCGGGCCGAGCAGGTTGAACGAGGTCGGGATGCCGAGGTCCCGGCGCACCCCGCCGACGAACCGCATCGAGGGGTGGAACTTGGCGGCGAAGCAGAAGGTGATCCCGGCCTCGTCCACGACCCGCGCCACCCCTTCGGGTGACAGGTCCAGGTTGATGCCGAGCTTCTCCAGCACGTCGGAGGATCCGCTCGCCGAGGAGGAGGCGCGGTTGCCGTGCTTGACGACCTTGGCGCCGGTCCCGGCGATCACGACGGCGGACATGGTGGAGATGTTGACCGTCTTGGCCCGGTCGCCGCCGGTGCCGACGATGTCCACGGCCGGGCCCGGGATGTGCAGGGGCTGGGCGTGGGCGTACATCGCCTCGACCAGGCCGTTGATCTCCTCGACCGTCTCGCCCTTGGCGCGCAGGGCGACCATGAACCCGGCGATCTGCGCGTCGGACGCCTCGCCGCTCATGAACCGGTCCATCGCCCAGGCGGTGTCGGCGGCGCTCAGGTCCCGACCGGCCAGCAGGGCGCTCAGCACCTCGGGCCAGGAACGGCCCGCCGCGGTGTCGCCTCCAGCGGGGGTCACAGCGCTCATAAGCCGCTCCAGGGTCAGGTGTCCCGCACTTCGGGACATCGGTCTCAACGAGGTCCACCCTATCCAGGCGCCGGACACGGAGAAGGGCCCCGTCCGAAGACCGGACGGGACCCTTCTGCCGTGTGTGGCGGTGCAGCGATCAGTGGTGGCCGTGGCCGCTCGTGATCTCCTTGTACTCCTCGACGGTCGGCTTGGGGATCTGGCCGTCCGGGCCGTAGTACGACTTGCTGAGCTTGGCGCGCAGCTTCTCGGACGCCTTCACCTTGCGCTCGACGCCGTTCTCGTCGACCGTCGGGCCGATCTCGGCCGGCTTGTACTGCTCGTGCGCGGTGAGCGTGTACGTCGCGTCCTGGCTGAGCGGCTCGTGGATCTCGATGAACTCACCGTGCGGCAGGCGCTTGATGATGCCCGACTCGCGGCCGTGCAGCACCTTGTCCTTGTCCCGGCGCTGCAGGCCGAGGCAGATCCGCTTGGTGATGATGAACGCGAGGACCGGTCCGACGAAGAAGCTGATCCGGACGAACCAGGTGACCGCGTTGATCGACAGGTGGAAGTGGGTGGCCCACAGGTCGTTGCCACCGCCGACCAGACCGATCATGTACACCGTGATCCAGGCGACGCCGAACGCGGTACGCGTCGGGGCGTTCCGCGGGCGGTCCAGGATGTGGTGCTCGCGCTTGTCGCCGGTGACCCAGGACTCGATGAACGGGTAGACCGCGATCGCCGCGAGGACCACGCCGAACAGCACCAGCGGGATGAACACGCCGAGGACCAGCGTGTGACCCCACAGGTTGATCTCCCAGCCCGGCATGTACCGGACCAGACCCTCGGCGAAGCCCATGTACCAGTCGGGCTGGGCGCCGGTGGAGACCATGTCCGGACGGTAGGGGCCGATGGCCCAGACCGGGTTGATCTGCGCGATCGCCGCGATGACCGCGATGACACCGAAGACCAGGAAGAAGAAGCCTCCGGCCTTGGCCATGTAGACCGGCAGCAGCGGCATGCCGACGACGTTCTTGTTGGTCTTTCCGGGACCCGCGAACTGCGTGTGCTTGTGGTAGAAGACCAGGATCAGGTGGCCGACGACCAGGCCGAGCATGATGCCCGGCAGCAGCAGGATGTGGATCGAGTAGAACCGGGCCACGAAGTCGACGCCCGGGAACTCGCCGCCGAAGAGGAAGAACGAGATGTACGTGCCGACGATCGGCATGGACAGGATCGCGCCCTCGGTGAAGCGGACACCGGTGCCGGAGAGCAGGTCGTCCGGGAGCGAGTAGCCGGTGAATCCGGTGAACATGCCCAGGACGAACAGCAGGAAGCCGAACAGCCAGTTGATCTCACGCGGCTTGCGGAACGCGCCCGTGAAGAACACGCGCATCATGTGCACGAACATGCCGGCGAGGAAGATCAGCGCCGCCCAGTGGTGGATCTGCCGGATGAGCAGACCGCCGCGGACGTCGAAGGAGATGTGCAGCGTGGAGCTGAACGCCTCCGACATCAGCTGGCCCTGCAGCGGGACGTAGCTGCCGTGGTACTCCACCTCGTTCATCGACGGGTGGAAGAACAGCGTCAGATACACACCCGTGAGGATGATGATGATGAAGCTGTAGAGGCAGACCTCACCCAGCATGAACGACCAGTGGTCGGGGAAGATCTTGCGCATGTTGGCCTTGGCCAGGGAGTAGATCCCCAGGCGGCCGTCGGCCCAGTCGGCGACTCGCTCGCCGGCCGGCGCCTTCCCGCGAGAGCGGGACTCGGTGGTCTCTGAAGTGCTCATCCGCGCTCCCAGAATGCAGGACCGACGGGCTCCGTGAAGTCGCCGAGCGCCTCGAGGTAGCCCTCGTCGTTCACACCGATGCGCAGCTGCGGCAGGGGGTGACCGGCCGGGCCGAAGATGACCTTGGCGCCGTCGGAGAGGTCGAAGGTGGACTGGTGGCAGGGGCAGAGCGCGTGGTGCGTCTGCTGCTCGTACAGGGAGATCGGGCAGCCCACGTGGGTGCAGATCTTCGAGTACGCGACGATGCCCTGGTAGGACCAGTCGAGTTCCTGCTTGTCCTTGATGTCGTCCGGCTGGAGCCGGATGATCATCAGGGCAGCCTTGGCGATCTCGTTCTGGAACTCGTGGTCGTGCTCCTCCAGGCCCTCGGGCTTGGCGAAGGTCAGCGAACCGACCGCGACGTCCTCGGGACGCAGCGGCTCGTTCGTGTTCATGTTGACGAGCAGCTTGCCCTTGGACCACAGCGTGTGGCGCAGCTTGGTGCCGGGCAGCGGGCCGAGGTC containing:
- the trpD gene encoding anthranilate phosphoribosyltransferase, which produces MSAVTPAGGDTAAGRSWPEVLSALLAGRDLSAADTAWAMDRFMSGEASDAQIAGFMVALRAKGETVEEINGLVEAMYAHAQPLHIPGPAVDIVGTGGDRAKTVNISTMSAVVIAGTGAKVVKHGNRASSSASGSSDVLEKLGINLDLSPEGVARVVDEAGITFCFAAKFHPSMRFVGGVRRDLGIPTSFNLLGPLTNPARVSASAIGCFDTRMAGLMAGVLAERGSSALVFRGDDGLDELTTTATSRVWVVRDGTVREEGFDPRDVGLELVPVEALRGADASYNAEVARRLLDGETGPVRDAVLLNSAAALVALEPADAPLAEQIRLGMAKAAESIDSGAAKRTLERWVAASNA
- a CDS encoding rhomboid family intramembrane serine protease yields the protein MIRTRRPARSPARTGSAGRRPSAPVTHALIALCAALFLAGPAAGLNPAFGSGEELVTAQRAYFHRWGVVPAELFAGTPRAALTPLTALFVHGSWVHLLGNMLFLYVFGAMTEERMGRTRFTLFCLGCGYLALLGYAAANDDSVQPLVGASGAISAVLGAFLFLFPTARVTSLLPFLLFLPLRFPAWVVLPFWVAVQWVAARQAGPGPGVAYLAHLVGFGLGFGYAWACFGRRTRVKPTRAPAPEGENQP
- a CDS encoding aminotransferase class V-fold PLP-dependent enzyme, with translation MSVSTAASAQDVCAPLPVLGADVTVPLVTGGEVAYAALDYAASAPALQRVWDDVAAYAPYYGSVHRGAGYLSQLSTDLFENARRTVAEFLGCREDDQVVFTRSTTDSLNLLAAALPVGCEVFVFETEHHASLLPWRDARVTYLDAPRTPGEAVRTLEHALADREPHGPALVCVTGASNVTGELWPVRELAAAAHAHGARIVLDAAQLAPHHPVNVRDLDVDWVAFSGHKLYAPFGTGVLAGRADWLRAAGPYLAGGGASRSVTRREDGGVDVEWHDSAARHEAGSPNVIGAYAVASACKALTEAGFDSLVARERQLIEKVRTGLAEVPEVRVLSLFGDDAPRVGVISFVVEGWNSSHFAAALSAEYGIGVRDGLFCAHPLVRTLLGGDPQTQGECGAPEAAPGEKSLNAIRVSFGAGTPDEHVERFVTAVKELVTDGARWNYRTENGRCVPDTSA
- a CDS encoding Lrp/AsnC family transcriptional regulator, which encodes MITAIVLIKTSVDRIPEIAEQIASLDSVSEVFSVTGTYDLIAMVRVKRHEDLAEVIPGRISKIPGVEGTDTHVAFRTYSQHDLEAAFAIGLDS
- a CDS encoding cytochrome b → MSTSETTESRSRGKAPAGERVADWADGRLGIYSLAKANMRKIFPDHWSFMLGEVCLYSFIIIILTGVYLTLFFHPSMNEVEYHGSYVPLQGQLMSEAFSSTLHISFDVRGGLLIRQIHHWAALIFLAGMFVHMMRVFFTGAFRKPREINWLFGFLLFVLGMFTGFTGYSLPDDLLSGTGVRFTEGAILSMPIVGTYISFFLFGGEFPGVDFVARFYSIHILLLPGIMLGLVVGHLILVFYHKHTQFAGPGKTNKNVVGMPLLPVYMAKAGGFFFLVFGVIAVIAAIAQINPVWAIGPYRPDMVSTGAQPDWYMGFAEGLVRYMPGWEINLWGHTLVLGVFIPLVLFGVVLAAIAVYPFIESWVTGDKREHHILDRPRNAPTRTAFGVAWITVYMIGLVGGGNDLWATHFHLSINAVTWFVRISFFVGPVLAFIITKRICLGLQRRDKDKVLHGRESGIIKRLPHGEFIEIHEPLSQDATYTLTAHEQYKPAEIGPTVDENGVERKVKASEKLRAKLSKSYYGPDGQIPKPTVEEYKEITSGHGHH